The Tropicibacter oceani DNA segment GCTTGTCGCCAATGTCGAGAAATCCGCCAACCTCGGCCACGACGCCCTTGAAGGTGCCGTCGCTGGACAGGACGATATCCTCGATCTCGCCGACCTTGTCCCAGCCATCCTGGATGCTGTCGTAAACAAGGTCGCCATCCCAAACCAGATCGGCGCTGTCGGTGATGGTGTAGACCGCGCCGCCGGTGATGTCGCGGGTGCGGATCAGGTTGTCGGCGGCCATGTCCATCCCGGCGTCGGAATGCGCCATGTCGGATTGTTCGGTGATCACGGTCGTCTCGGCCGCCATGTCGCCCGTGGCGGCGTGACTTTCGGCAAAGGCCAGGCCGGGAACAAGGATCAGGGTTGCAAGTGCGGTGGTGCGTTTCATGTCAAATCTCCCTTCGGATTGTGTGAAGGAAGAACCGGCCAAACCCGCCCCGGTTCCGGACTATATTTTTCGAAAATCACGGAACTTGCGGGCGGGATTTGCGTTCATGGCGCCCCTCAGCGACCGGAAAAACGTCAATCGTACCCATAGCTTGGCCAGAAAACCGGCAATCCGGAAAAGGCGTGTCAGGGCAGGACCATCTGAAAGAAGGCCCTGCCCCGAAAATATCTCAGCCTTGATGGCCAAGCACGAAGTCCACCAGCTGCGCAGTCGATCCGTCCTTGCCCGTGGTCGGGGCCTCTCCGGCGACGACGGGCCCCAGCGCGGTGGCCAGTTCCTTGCCCAGCTCGACCCCCCATTGGTCGTAGGAGTTGATGTTCAGGATCACACCCTCGACGAACACCCGGTGTTCGTACAGCGCGATGATCTTGCCCAGCGTTTCGGCATCGAGTTTGGGATAGACCAGCGTGGTCGACGGCCGGTTGCCGGGGAAAACCCGGTGCCGCGCCTGGCGTTCCAGCTCGGCGCCTTCGAACAGGCCTGCA contains these protein-coding regions:
- a CDS encoding PRC-barrel domain-containing protein, whose product is MKRTTALATLILVPGLAFAESHAATGDMAAETTVITEQSDMAHSDAGMDMAADNLIRTRDITGGAVYTITDSADLVWDGDLVYDSIQDGWDKVGEIEDIVLSSDGTFKGVVAEVGGFLDIGDKHVLLTIDKVKLVPVDDASYAIVVPYTLEQLKGMENIDEGFWN